From Haemorhous mexicanus isolate bHaeMex1 chromosome 1, bHaeMex1.pri, whole genome shotgun sequence, one genomic window encodes:
- the FAM221A gene encoding protein FAM221A, producing MERLQVDAQALEEYAEYRRIVGDDDGGKLFTPEEYEKYKRKVLPARLQNRLYVSWRSPTGMDCKLVGPETLCFCTHRYKQHKTDYEVLPKERPISVPCRVKGCPCQSYHFVPLNGTQPVRCRCKHFSDQHSSAPGFPCNSCSKCSGFHSSFTCACGQPAYTHETVVETKEERLAQGKPVGQDVPYAAMGGLTGFSSLAEGYMRLDDSGIGAPSAELLEAPITSMDHPFLKAFQGPSSSTQSMPQIAGSSSATGQVSHGKQSEADDMAYFEKRYQERLKMEKAAKRKERNPVPSKKP from the exons ATGGAGCGGCTGCAGGTGGATGCGCAGGCCCTGGAGGAGTACGCGGAGTACCGGCG AATTGTAGGTGATGATGATGGAGGAAAGCTCTTTACTCCTGAGGAATACGAGAAGTACAAAAGAAAAGTGTTACCAGCTCGGCTACAGAACAGGTTGTATGTGAGCTGGAGGTCACCAACTGGCATGGACTGTAAGCTGGTGGGACCAGAGACACTGTGCTTTTGCACTCACCG GTATAAACAGCACAAAACAGACTACGAGGTGCTTCCCAAGGAGCGCCCTATCAGTGTGCCTTGCAGAGTGAAGGGCTGCCCGTGCCAGTCCTACCACTTTGTGCCCCTGAACGGCACCCAGCCCGTCCGCTGCCGCTGCAAACACTTCTCTGACCAGCACAGCTCCGCGCCCGGCTTTCCCTGCAACTCCT GTTCCAAGTGTTCAGGCTTTCATAGCAGCTTTACCTGTGCGTGTGGTCAGCCAGCATACACTCACGAAACAGTTGTGGAAACCAAAGAGGAGCGCTTAGCCCAAGGAAAGCCCGTGGGGCAGGATGTTCCTTATGCTGCCATGGGAGGACTGACTGGTTTTAGCTCTCTAGCAGAAGGCTACATGAGGCTTGATGACAGTGGAATAG GTGCTCCTTCTGCTGAACTTTTAGAAGCCCCCATTACTAGCATGGATCATCCATTTCTAAAAGCATTTCAGGGGCCTTCGAGTTCCACTCAATCCATGCCACAAATAGCAG gtagCTCAAGTGCCACAGGGCAAGTTTCTCACGGAAAACAATCAGAAGCTGATGACATGGCTTACTTTGAAAAACGCTATCAAGAGCGG CTGAAAATGGAGAAGGCTGCtaaaaggaaagagaggaatCCAGTGCCATCAAAGAAGCCATGA